One segment of Setaria viridis chromosome 4, Setaria_viridis_v4.0, whole genome shotgun sequence DNA contains the following:
- the LOC117851840 gene encoding CDK5RAP3 protein homolog produces MHDPSEIRNLPIDIAFARLQEWLVDRKRVPQDWRKRLAGIRARIAAAFPSLPRDLHPSLLGLEPEEIGYLEAKKIYSILLDSNTESRNIFGRLTGSAGEWESVVKAYEKDHVFLGEAAQIMVQNVNYDIPYQRKQMQKTQQQLAELDRKEADIKRLAALSATRYVEACQELGLQGVNVREELIESAKTLPSTFSKILEVLNSDPVSKAMEHYTAFVRDCHSEDKGSCDSVLLRNLKSLQENPPPLHVSVYTEVKSSIGEALKSHRSIEQIDSNIPAEDIDWEISVDANEIDWDIGAVEQPVEEAGNGFGSYEIIDANIELAGSENYDVSASDNPSLNKEGLASSESGICWDITADNSEESVHDNANIQNAPMVAEDRSRLLEKEYRNDILDDLLEVKSFLTQRLGEMRNGETSSLQHQVQAVSPFVLQQYAPDSLENMLVEVSSAISLLTNQKTLDLIMILNSKRFLDRLVSTLEEKKHHEVKLREGLGDLSVKRMELQNALSSSWPKQEAAITKTRELKKLCEATLSSVFDGRPVHIIGEINTLLSSSVSQLAG; encoded by the exons atgCACGACCCGTCGGAGATCCGCAACCTCCCCATCGACATCGCCTTCGCCCGCCTCCAGGAGTGGCTCGTCGACCGCAAGCGGGTGCCGCAGGACTGGCGGAAGCGCCTCGCCGGCATCCGCGCCAGGATCGCCGCGGCCTTCCCGTCCCTTCCCCGGGACCTACACCCCTCGCTCCTCGGCCTCGAGCCCGAAG AAATTGGGTATCTTGAAGCGAAGAAGATATACAGCATCCTGCTGGACTCCAACACGGAGAGCCGCAACATATTTGGCCGCCTGACGGGATCCGCG GGTGAATGGGAATCCGTCGTGAAAGCTTATGAGAAGGACCATGTCTTCCTCGGAGAGGCGGCACAGATCATGGTTCAGAATGTGAACTATGACAT TCCATATCAGAGAAAGCAGATGCAGAAGACTCAGCAGCAGCTTGCTGAGCTCGATCGAAAGGAAGCGGACATTAAGCGGCTCGCAGCTTTGTCAGCTACTAGATATGTGGAGGCTTGCCAAGAGCTTGGTTTGCAG GGAGTAAATGTCCGGGAAGAACTAATAGAGTCTGCAAAGACACTTCCATCTACATTTAGCAAAATCTTGGAAGTGCTGAACAGTGACCCTGTCTCAAAGGCCATGGAGCACTACACAGCTTTTGTTAGAGACTGCCATTCTGAGGACAAG GGAAGTTGTGACTCTGTGCTGCTGCGCAATCTGAAAAGCCTGCAGGaaaatcctcctcctctccatgtCTCAGTATATACTGAGGTCAAAAGTTCTATTGGAGAGGCATTGAAATCTCATCGGTCTATAGAGCAGATTGACTCAAATATTCCTGCGGAGGATATTGATTGGGAGATTTCTGTGGATGCTAATGAAATTGACTGGGATATTGGTGCTGTTGAACAACCAGTTGAAGAAGCTGGTAATGGTTTTGGATCATATGAAATCATTGATGCTAATATAGAGCTGGCAGGTTCTGAAAATTATGACGTTAGTGCCTCGGACAATCCATCTTTGAACAAAGAGGGTCTTGCATCATCTGAGTCTGGGATTTGCTGGGACATCACTGCTGATAATTCTGAAGAAAGTgtgcatgataatgccaatattCAGAATGCTCCAATGGTCGCTGAAGATAGAAGTCGTTTGCTGGAGAAGGAATACAGGAATGATATTCTAGATGATTTACTTGAG GTAAAATCATTTTTGACTCAACGCCTAGGGGAGATGAGGAATGGTGAGACATCATCTCTACAGCATCAAGTGCAAGCTGTCTCACCTTTTGTTCTCCAGCAGTATGCTCCTGATAGTTTGGAGAATATGCTTGTAGAGGTCTCTTCAGCAATCTCATTGCTCACTAACCAGAAGACTCTTGACCTTATAATGATCCTAAACTCTAAAAG GTTTCTAGACAGACTAGTTTCTACTTTAGAAGAGAAGAAGCATCATGAGGTAAAATTACGGGAAGGTTTAGGTGATTTATCTGTTAAGCGCATGGAGCTGCAGAATGCACTGTCATCATCATGGCCGAAGCAA GAGGCCGCAATTACAAAAACAAGAGAACTAAAGAAGCTGTGCGAGGCAACGCTATCATCTGTTTTTGATGGCAGGCCGGTGCATATAATTGGAGAGATCAATACTTTACTGAGTTCAAGTGTTAGTCAATTAGCTGGGTGA
- the LOC117851843 gene encoding thioredoxin-like protein Clot: protein MTVLKVDATLADFSAHFDRLIASPAAASDGKLKLLLFLADREPGSSLTWCPDCNVAEPVIYERLEALQGRDAVLLRAYVGDKPTWRDPAHPWREDPKFGIKGVPTLIRWENGGAAARLGDEEAHLKDKVDALLGVGGN, encoded by the exons ATGACGGTGCTGAAGGTAGACGCGACGCTGGCCGACTTCAGCGCCCACTTCGACCGCCTCatcgcctcccccgccgcggcctccgaCGGCAAGCTGAAGCTGCTGCTCTTCCTGGCGGACCGCGAGCCCGGCTCCTCCCTCACCTGGTGCCCCG aCTGCAACGTGGCGGAGCCGGTGATCTACGAGCGGCTGGAGGCCCTGCAGGGCAGGGACGCGGTGCTCCTGCGCGCCTACGTCGGGGACAAGCCCACGTGGCGCGACCCGGCGCACCCCTGGAGGGAGGACCCCAAGTTCGGGATCAAGGGCGTCCCGACGCTGATCCGGTGGGagaacggcggcgccgccgcccggctcgGGGACGAGGAGGCGCACCTCAAGGACAAGGTCGACGcgctcctcggcgtcggcggcaaCTGA
- the LOC117851841 gene encoding beta-glucosidase 24: MNTEQELHCKAKASMPRLTLLLLLLPFFFAGSTANPEKISRSQFPKGFLFGTASSAYQYEGAVKEGGRGPSIWDTYTHTHPEKIADGSNGDIAINSYHRYQEDVKIMKDIGFNAYRFSISWTRILPNGKLSGGVNMEGIKYYNNLINKLISEGVEPFVTLFHWDSPQALEQQYGGFLSQHIVEDFRDYANICFREFGDRVKNWITFNEPWSFSIAGYASGILAPGRCSSWENSGCSMGDSGREPYTVSHNQLLAHAAAVQVYRDKYQVKQKGKIGITLVSNWMVPYSNSKQDKDAAKRALEFMYGWFMDPLTKGDYPPSMRTLVGNRLPRFTKEQSKAINGSFDFIGLNYYTARYTQNTKYSNNGNKSYNTDSLTNQTVERHGTAIGPKAGSPWLYIYPKGIEELLLYTKKTYNNPTIYITENGVDEINNENLPLQEALVDNTRIEFYRQHLFHIQRALKEGVDVRGYFAWSLFDNFEWMDGYTVRFGINYIDYKDGLKRYPKHSSKWFQHFLHK; the protein is encoded by the exons ATGAACACAGAGCAAGAGTTACACTGCAAAGCTAAGGCATCCATGCCACGGCTAACCCTTCTGCTCTTGCTCTTGCCATTCTTCTTTGCAGGGTCAACCGCAAACCCAGAAAAAATCTCGAGGAGCCAGTTCCCCAAGGGCTTCCTCTTCGGCACAGCGTCATCGGCCTACCAG TATGAAGGAGCTGTGAAGGAGGGCGGGAGAGGGCCAAGCATCTGGGACACCTACACTCACACTCACCCAG AGAAGATAGCAGATGGAAGCAACGGAGACATAGCAATCAATTCCTACCATCGATATCAG GAGGATGTCAAAATCATGAAAGATATAGGCTTTAATGCCTATAGGTTTTCTATTTCTTGGACAAGAATACTGCCTA ATGGAAAACTGAGTGGAGGGGTCAACATGGAAGGAATAAAATACTACAACAACCTCATTAACAAGCTAATTTCAGAAG GGGTTGAACCATTTGTGACCCTTTTTCATTGGGATTCCCCACAAGCATTAGAACAGCAGTATGGTGGCTTCTTGAGCCAGCACATTGT GGAAGACTTCCGTGACTACGCCAACATCTGCTTTAGGGAGTTTGGAGACAGGGTCAAGAACTGGATAACATTCAATGAGCCTTGGAGTTTCAGTATTGCTGGCTATGCCAGTGGTATATTAGCACCAGGCAGATGCTCCTCTTGGGAAAATTCAGGATGTAGCATGGGAGACTCTGGAAGGGAACCTTATACCGTATCTCATAACCAGCTTCTTGCTCATGCAGCAGCGGTTCAGGTGTACAGAGACAAATACCAG GTaaagcaaaaaggaaaaataggaATTACTCTAGTCAGTAATTGGATGGTTCCATACTCAAATTCCAAGCAAGACAAGGACGCTGCCAAGCGTGCATTGGAATTTATGTATGGCTG GTTCATGGATCCTTTAACAAAGGGAGATTACCCACCCAGCATGAGAACACTAGTTGGTAACAGATTACCAAGATTCACGAAAGAACAGTCAAAGGCCATAAATGGATCATTCGACTTCATCGGCCTCAACTACTATACAGCAAGATACACTCAGAACACCAAATACAGTAACAATGGAAACAAAAGCTATAATACTGATTCACTGACCAATCAAACAG TTGAAAGACATGGGACAGCTATTGGTCCAAAG GCTGGATCTCCTTGGCTCTATATCTATCCAAAAGGCATAGAAGAACTCCTGCTATACACCAAGAAGACATACAACAATCCTACAATCTACATCACAGAAAATG GTGTTGATGAAATTAACAATGAAAACCTACCACTTCAAGAAGCCTTAGTTGACAATACCAGAATAGAATTCTACCGGCAACACCTATTCCACATTCAAAGAGCCCTCAA GGAAGGAGTTGATGTACGAGGATATTTTGCATGGTCGCTATTTGACAATTTTGAGTGGATGGATGGTTATACTGTGAGATTTGGTATTAATTACATCGACTACAAGGATGGTTTGAAAAGATATCCAAAGCATTCCAGCAAATGGTTCCAGCATTTCCTTCATAAATAA
- the LOC117851842 gene encoding uncharacterized protein, whose amino-acid sequence MGRGRGRGRKQLSNGRNHEDKGSSGEEVVVPARKRRGRPQKRVAAEKIIEAEVKKLEADDGDEDYVVGAGDGAKLKGSRTEHASAGVGSNKRNRVPKEEEDGSNLDMEENSSSTRSSNDESTRSNGFRQSGSRRKSTPRRAAEAGL is encoded by the coding sequence ATGGGTAGGGGGAGAGGCAGAGGGAGGAAGCAGCTCAGCAATGGCAGGAACCATGAGGACAAGGGGAGCAGCGGTGAGGAGGTCGTCGTGCCagcaaggaagaggagggggcggccCCAGAAGCGTGTCGCCGCTGAGAAGATCATTGAAGCGGAGGTGAAAAAGTTGGAGGCCGATGATGGCGATGAGGACTATGTGGTGGGAGCAGGGGATGGTGCCAAACTTAAGGGTTCAAGAACAGAGCATGCTTCTGCAGGAGTTGGTAGCAACAAGAGGAACAGGGtgcccaaggaagaagaagatggttcAAATCTTGACATGGAGGAGAACAGCTCGAGCACTCGATCTAGCAATGATGAGTCCACCAGGTCCAATGGGTTCCGGCAGTCAGGGAGCCGTCGGAAGAGCACGCCACGGCGGGCAGCTGAGGCGGGGCTATAG